From Skermanella sp. TT6, a single genomic window includes:
- a CDS encoding xanthine dehydrogenase family protein molybdopterin-binding subunit, translating to MAKFGIGQAVPRTEDARLLTGRGRYTDDISLPGQTHGYVLRSPHAHAEIVSIDLEDARNAPGVLGVYTVEDLEAASIAPLPCNVPLVQRNGQPLVMPPRPALAKGRVRHVGDPVVFIVAESLDAARDASELVMIDYSELPAIADTVGALASNAPQVWEQAPGNLSFEWEKGDEAATEAGFAKAAKVVSIDLVNNRIVPNSMEGRACLASIDDTDRYVLYVSSQGVHGLRTQLATQIFNEPEEKFHVLTTDVGGGFGMKIFMYPEYVLSLFAARKLNRPVKWTSERGEAFLSDDHGRDNVSHADLALDADGRFLALRVSTVANLGAYLSNFGPYIPTDAGTAMLAGVYTTPAIHVLVKGVFTNTNPVDAYRGAGRPEAAYLLERLVDAAARELGMHPGELRRRNFIPPEAMPFNTSLGLTYDTGEFARNMDDALELSGWTGFEQRRAEARARGKLRGIGLATYIEACSGGGPEQATIQMSGAGKVTVLIGSQSNGQGHETAYTQIVSDRLGIPAEDIEIVQGDSARISFGSGTGGSRSIPVGGAALSDTAERVIEKARAKAAELLEAAAVDIGFEDGTFTIVGTDRKVTIQDVAKASAPADGGFAFDEEARWTPPAATFPNGCHICELEIDEDTGGIEFVRYTVVDDFGKVLNPLMLAGQVHGGVGQGIGQAVYEECVYDPDSGQLLTGSFMDYCMPRANNIPFVQFKLNEVPSTTNALGMKGAGEAGAIGAPPAVINAVVDALSVYGVRHVDMPATPQKIWRLIQEHRPAIAAE from the coding sequence ATGGCCAAGTTTGGAATCGGACAAGCGGTGCCGCGCACCGAGGACGCCCGCCTGCTGACCGGGCGCGGACGCTATACCGACGACATCTCCCTGCCGGGGCAGACCCACGGGTATGTCCTGCGCTCGCCCCACGCCCATGCGGAGATCGTCTCCATCGACCTGGAAGACGCCCGCAACGCCCCCGGCGTGCTCGGCGTCTACACGGTGGAGGACCTGGAGGCGGCCAGCATCGCCCCCCTTCCCTGCAACGTCCCGCTGGTCCAGCGCAACGGCCAGCCGCTGGTGATGCCGCCGCGCCCGGCCCTCGCCAAGGGCCGCGTCCGCCACGTGGGCGACCCCGTCGTCTTCATCGTCGCGGAGTCGCTGGACGCGGCGCGCGACGCCTCCGAGCTGGTCATGATCGACTATTCGGAGCTGCCGGCCATCGCCGACACCGTGGGCGCCCTGGCGTCCAACGCCCCCCAGGTGTGGGAGCAGGCGCCCGGCAACCTCAGCTTCGAGTGGGAGAAGGGCGACGAGGCGGCGACCGAGGCCGGATTCGCCAAGGCCGCCAAGGTGGTCAGCATCGACCTGGTGAACAACCGGATCGTGCCGAACTCGATGGAGGGCCGGGCCTGCCTCGCCTCGATCGACGACACCGACCGCTATGTCCTCTACGTCTCCAGCCAGGGCGTCCACGGGCTGCGCACCCAGCTGGCGACCCAGATCTTCAACGAGCCGGAAGAGAAGTTCCACGTGCTGACCACCGACGTGGGCGGCGGCTTCGGCATGAAGATCTTCATGTATCCCGAATATGTCCTGTCGCTGTTCGCCGCGCGCAAGCTGAACCGTCCGGTCAAGTGGACGTCGGAGCGGGGCGAGGCGTTCCTCAGCGACGACCACGGGCGCGACAACGTCTCCCACGCCGACCTGGCGCTGGACGCCGACGGCAGGTTCCTGGCGCTGCGGGTCTCCACGGTCGCCAACCTGGGCGCCTACCTGTCGAACTTCGGCCCCTACATCCCGACCGACGCCGGCACGGCCATGCTGGCCGGGGTCTACACCACCCCGGCGATCCACGTGCTGGTCAAGGGCGTCTTCACCAACACCAACCCGGTGGACGCCTACCGGGGCGCCGGCCGGCCGGAGGCGGCCTACCTGCTGGAGCGGCTGGTGGACGCGGCGGCACGCGAGCTGGGAATGCATCCGGGCGAGCTGCGCCGGCGCAACTTCATCCCGCCGGAGGCGATGCCCTTCAACACCTCGCTGGGCCTCACCTACGACACCGGCGAGTTCGCCCGCAACATGGACGACGCGCTTGAGCTGTCGGGCTGGACCGGCTTCGAGCAGCGCCGGGCGGAGGCGCGGGCGCGCGGCAAGCTGCGCGGCATCGGTCTCGCCACTTATATCGAGGCCTGCTCGGGCGGCGGGCCGGAGCAGGCGACGATCCAGATGTCCGGCGCCGGCAAGGTGACGGTGCTGATCGGCTCCCAGTCCAACGGCCAGGGGCACGAGACGGCCTACACCCAGATCGTCTCCGACCGGCTGGGCATCCCGGCGGAGGACATCGAGATCGTCCAGGGCGACAGCGCGCGGATCAGCTTCGGCTCCGGCACGGGCGGCTCCCGCTCCATCCCGGTCGGCGGCGCCGCCCTGTCCGACACGGCGGAACGGGTGATCGAGAAGGCCCGGGCCAAGGCGGCGGAGCTGCTGGAGGCGGCGGCCGTGGACATCGGGTTCGAGGACGGGACCTTCACCATCGTCGGCACCGACCGCAAGGTGACGATCCAGGATGTCGCCAAGGCCAGCGCGCCGGCCGACGGCGGCTTCGCCTTCGACGAGGAGGCCCGCTGGACGCCGCCGGCCGCGACCTTCCCCAACGGCTGCCACATCTGCGAGCTGGAGATCGACGAGGACACCGGCGGGATCGAGTTCGTGCGCTACACCGTGGTCGATGATTTCGGCAAGGTGCTCAACCCGCTGATGCTGGCCGGCCAGGTCCATGGCGGCGTCGGCCAGGGCATCGGGCAGGCCGTGTACGAGGAATGCGTCTACGACCCCGATTCGGGCCAGCTCCTGACCGGGTCCTTCATGGACTATTGCATGCCGCGGGCGAACAACATCCCGTTCGTCCAGTTCAAGCTGAACGAGGTGCCCAGCACGACCAACGCGCTCGGCATGAAGGGCGCCGGGGAGGCCGGGGCGATCGGGGCGCCGCCCGCGGTGATCAACGCCGTGGTCGACGCGCTGTCGGTCTACGGGGTGCGGCATGTGGACATGCCTGCAACACCGCAGAAGATTTGGCGCCTGATCCAGGAGCATCGCCCCGCGATCGCCGCCGAATAA
- the cysQ gene encoding 3'(2'),5'-bisphosphate nucleotidase CysQ, translating into MSDRRADQSLDHGFAKLLPAVRTIAREAGQVILRYYTDTVTAHVKSDGSPVTAADHAAEAVILPALHHLTPDIPVISEEQHAAGKSPPGDHGIYWLVDPLDGTRSFVEHTGEFTVNIGLVKDGVPVLGVMYLPVDGDLYAAAGPGTAVHCVQGRGDVPISARMVPPDGLVVLSSRRHGDRERLDRFLEGKLVKEHRHSSSALKFCLIARGEVDVYPRFGPTCEWDTAAGHAILLAAGGSIETPDGKPLGYGKPDFLNGEFIAYGRR; encoded by the coding sequence ATGTCAGATCGTAGGGCGGATCAAAGCCTGGATCACGGCTTTGCCAAGTTGCTTCCGGCCGTGCGCACCATCGCGCGGGAGGCCGGTCAGGTCATACTCCGGTATTACACAGACACGGTGACCGCCCACGTCAAGTCCGACGGCAGTCCGGTGACCGCCGCCGACCACGCCGCCGAAGCCGTCATCCTGCCGGCCCTGCACCACCTGACCCCGGACATCCCCGTCATCTCGGAGGAGCAGCACGCCGCCGGCAAGTCCCCGCCGGGCGACCATGGCATCTACTGGCTGGTCGATCCGCTGGACGGCACGCGCAGCTTCGTCGAGCACACCGGCGAGTTCACCGTGAATATCGGGCTGGTGAAGGACGGCGTCCCGGTCCTGGGCGTCATGTACCTGCCGGTGGACGGCGACCTCTACGCCGCGGCCGGCCCCGGCACCGCCGTTCACTGCGTCCAGGGCCGCGGCGACGTGCCGATCTCCGCCCGCATGGTCCCGCCCGACGGGCTGGTGGTGCTGTCCAGCCGCCGCCACGGCGACCGCGAACGGCTCGACAGGTTCCTGGAGGGCAAGCTGGTGAAGGAGCACCGCCACTCCAGCAGCGCGCTCAAGTTCTGCCTGATCGCCCGCGGCGAGGTGGACGTCTATCCCCGCTTCGGCCCGACCTGCGAGTGGGACACGGCGGCCGGCCACGCCATCCTGCTGGCCGCCGGGGGCTCCATCGAGACGCCCGACGGCAAGCCGCTGGGCTACGGCAAGCCGGACTTCCTGAACGGGGAGTTCATCGCCTACGGCCGCCGCTGA
- a CDS encoding ferritin-like domain-containing protein, whose product MSIRSAAVTVLTTADPAEKVRLSRRFAEAWRTGALAGIEPPGPPVPPDRPARPDYPELRQPRDMPPRRKAGSVAGRTALIHALAHIELNAIDLSWDIVARFGAGMPKGFTDDWVQVADDEARHFDMLCRRLADLGSHYGALPAHDGLWQASRDTAHDLAARLAIVPLVLEARGLDVTPAMIRNLRAVGDDAGADALQIIHDDEITHVAAGRRWFEHVCDKLDVPPVPTWQNLVRTHFKGGLKRPFNEESRDKAGFSAAFYDPIAEG is encoded by the coding sequence ATGAGTATCCGGTCTGCCGCCGTCACCGTCCTGACCACCGCCGACCCGGCGGAGAAGGTCCGCCTCTCCCGCCGCTTCGCCGAGGCGTGGCGGACCGGCGCGCTGGCCGGGATCGAGCCGCCCGGCCCGCCGGTCCCGCCCGACCGGCCGGCGCGTCCGGACTATCCGGAGCTTCGCCAGCCGCGCGACATGCCGCCGCGCCGCAAGGCCGGCAGCGTCGCCGGGCGGACCGCGCTGATCCACGCGCTCGCCCATATCGAGCTGAACGCCATCGACCTGTCCTGGGACATCGTCGCCCGCTTCGGCGCCGGCATGCCCAAGGGTTTCACCGACGACTGGGTTCAGGTCGCCGACGACGAGGCGCGGCATTTCGACATGCTGTGCCGCCGCCTGGCCGACCTGGGCAGCCATTACGGCGCCCTGCCCGCCCATGACGGGTTGTGGCAGGCCAGCCGGGACACCGCCCACGACCTCGCCGCCCGCCTCGCCATCGTGCCGCTGGTGCTGGAGGCGCGCGGGCTGGACGTGACGCCCGCCATGATCCGGAACCTCCGCGCCGTCGGCGACGACGCCGGCGCCGACGCGCTCCAGATCATCCACGACGACGAGATCACCCATGTGGCCGCCGGCCGGCGCTGGTTCGAGCATGTCTGCGACAAACTGGACGTCCCGCCGGTTCCCACTTGGCAGAATCTCGTCCGCACCCATTTCAAGGGTGGATTGAAGCGCCCCTTCAACGAGGAGAGCCGCGACAAGGCGGGTTTCTCCGCCGCCTTCTACGACCCGATCGCCGAAGGCTGA
- a CDS encoding PP2C family protein-serine/threonine phosphatase, whose translation MSSSASVPVNIRNARILVVDDNRVNRHLLVAVLQRGGFPHVEMAEDGIDALAKIEANAPDLILLDLMMPKLDGFEVCRRLRTDPNRRDLPILVQSSLSGSEDRTRAFSVGATDFVSKPINATELLSRVRIHLENQALLRDLQGYRRRRQGELALARSMQERLLPAPSRLRETESDLGLSLSAHFEPSSELGGDFWDLRRDGRGRLIVWLVDFSGHGVGAALNTFRLHAILRQMDLNDFDPADHLREVNERVCPLLRSGQFATMLVGVVDPVENTFHYASAGAPAPMVWQAGDAAPEFGDSSGLPVGILASARYQNRDLALPVGGRLFLYSDGASELWTADDTVLGEDGLLDLVRCHMHQEEDAGFLAGLLGSLTALGNFDDDVTALVLTRRA comes from the coding sequence ATGAGCAGTTCAGCCTCCGTGCCGGTCAATATCCGGAATGCCCGGATCCTGGTGGTCGACGACAACCGCGTGAACCGTCACCTGCTGGTGGCCGTGCTCCAGCGCGGCGGCTTTCCCCATGTGGAGATGGCCGAAGACGGGATCGACGCCCTGGCCAAGATCGAGGCGAACGCGCCCGACCTGATCCTGCTGGACCTCATGATGCCGAAGCTGGACGGCTTCGAGGTGTGCCGCCGGCTGCGAACCGATCCCAACCGCCGCGACCTGCCGATTCTGGTCCAGAGCAGCCTGTCGGGCTCGGAGGACCGGACCCGCGCCTTCTCGGTCGGGGCTACCGATTTCGTCAGCAAGCCGATCAACGCGACCGAACTGCTGTCCCGCGTCCGCATCCACCTGGAGAACCAGGCGCTGCTGCGCGACCTGCAAGGCTATCGACGGCGCCGCCAGGGCGAACTGGCGCTGGCGCGGAGCATGCAGGAACGGCTGCTGCCGGCGCCCTCGCGGCTGCGGGAGACCGAGAGCGACCTTGGCCTGAGCCTGTCGGCCCATTTCGAGCCGTCCTCGGAACTGGGCGGCGATTTCTGGGACCTGCGGCGCGACGGGCGCGGCAGGCTGATCGTCTGGCTGGTGGATTTCTCCGGCCATGGCGTCGGCGCGGCGCTCAACACTTTCAGATTGCACGCGATCCTGCGGCAGATGGACCTGAACGATTTCGACCCCGCCGACCATCTGCGCGAGGTCAATGAAAGGGTCTGTCCGCTTCTGCGCAGCGGCCAGTTCGCGACCATGCTGGTCGGCGTGGTCGATCCGGTGGAGAACACGTTCCACTATGCTTCCGCCGGGGCGCCGGCCCCGATGGTATGGCAAGCCGGCGATGCCGCGCCGGAGTTCGGCGACAGCAGCGGCCTGCCGGTCGGAATCCTGGCCTCGGCCCGCTACCAGAACCGCGACCTTGCCCTGCCGGTCGGCGGAAGGCTGTTCCTCTACAGCGACGGCGCCAGCGAGCTGTGGACCGCCGACGATACCGTACTGGGCGAAGACGGGCTGCTCGACCTCGTGCGCTGCCACATGCACCAGGAGGAGGATGCCGGCTTCCTGGCCGGCCTGCTCGGCTCCCTCACCGCGCTGGGAAATTTCGACGACGACGTCACCGCCCTGGTGCTGACCCGCCGCGCGTAA
- a CDS encoding response regulator, translating to MNGGMETASAAALTELRQVGILDCLILVVDDTDFNRTLITAMLRQAGFRRIEHAVDGIDALRKIDHEMPDLVILDIVMPGLDGFEVCRRLRAEERYADLPVLVQTALSNTEDRNKAFQLGTTDLITKPIDRNELLARVRIHLENRMLIQDLQLYRTRLENELAMAREMYGHLLPTAAIFDQIGRDSGVRIRHHRAVSSELGGDIWGVIPLPGGRFGLYLLDMTGTGVSAALNAFRMHTVLHELAPLASYPSRFLTEANARAVGLFESDERAAMIYGVVDPTAGTFSYTTASARRPILVRRGAATAILGEADGAPVGHAAESVYRTRTLTFGPGTMLLLYNNAVLAALPGDGGRAAERTLADLAVPALQAPGPDEACDRMVEALARAVGDRPGQDMTLVLLAKDACTFPWAER from the coding sequence ATGAACGGCGGGATGGAGACGGCCTCCGCCGCGGCCCTGACCGAGCTCCGGCAGGTCGGGATCCTCGACTGCCTGATCCTGGTGGTGGACGACACCGACTTCAACCGCACCTTGATAACCGCGATGCTCCGGCAGGCGGGATTCCGTCGGATCGAGCATGCGGTCGACGGCATCGACGCGCTGCGCAAGATCGACCATGAAATGCCGGATCTGGTCATCCTGGACATCGTGATGCCCGGCCTGGATGGTTTCGAGGTGTGCCGGCGCCTGCGCGCCGAGGAACGATACGCCGATCTCCCCGTCCTTGTGCAGACCGCTCTGTCCAACACCGAGGACCGCAACAAGGCGTTCCAGCTCGGCACCACCGACCTGATCACCAAGCCGATCGACCGCAACGAGCTGCTGGCCCGGGTCCGCATCCACCTGGAGAACCGGATGCTGATCCAGGACCTCCAGCTCTACCGCACCCGGCTGGAGAACGAGCTGGCGATGGCGCGCGAGATGTACGGCCACCTGCTGCCGACCGCGGCGATCTTCGACCAGATCGGCCGCGACAGCGGCGTGCGAATCCGTCATCACCGGGCCGTCTCGTCCGAGCTGGGCGGCGACATCTGGGGCGTCATCCCCCTGCCGGGGGGACGCTTCGGGCTCTACCTGCTCGACATGACCGGGACCGGCGTGTCGGCGGCCTTGAACGCTTTCCGCATGCATACCGTGCTCCACGAATTGGCGCCGCTGGCGTCATATCCTTCCCGCTTTCTCACCGAGGCCAATGCGCGGGCGGTCGGGCTGTTCGAGTCGGACGAGCGGGCGGCGATGATCTATGGCGTGGTCGATCCGACCGCCGGGACCTTCTCCTATACCACCGCCTCCGCCCGCCGGCCGATCCTGGTCCGGCGCGGCGCCGCTACGGCCATCCTGGGCGAGGCCGACGGCGCGCCGGTCGGCCATGCCGCCGAGAGCGTCTACCGGACGCGCACCCTGACGTTCGGGCCGGGCACCATGCTGCTTCTCTACAACAATGCCGTGCTGGCCGCCCTGCCGGGCGACGGCGGCCGCGCGGCGGAGCGGACGCTCGCCGACCTCGCGGTTCCGGCCTTGCAGGCTCCCGGTCCGGACGAGGCCTGCGACCGCATGGTCGAAGCGCTCGCCCGCGCCGTCGGCGACCGGCCGGGGCAGGACATGACCCTGGTCTTGCTGGCCAAGGATGCCTGTACTTTCCCCTGGGCGGAGCGGTAG
- a CDS encoding ATP-binding protein yields the protein MRASTLYGVGLTAERLQEIATLVGRGGHSVVCGLPADACARIDGAAVLAAGLDQACLSEVLDRGAGACIEVGSLDAPTAAECVRRAAGCTLFLSLTTASAYRLPVAQAVVTVIDGIASLGQERRDDVELALQEAVSNAVIHGNLAVSSLRGPTLAALDAFSCDLNERLADPTLANLRVGIAVSIDDAEIAIDVIDQGPGFVPKPRAPTTASGRGIGLIESLAAAWELLDDGRRVRMRFAR from the coding sequence ATGCGGGCGAGCACGCTCTACGGTGTCGGACTGACGGCCGAGCGCCTCCAGGAGATCGCGACGCTGGTCGGCCGCGGCGGCCATTCCGTCGTCTGCGGCCTGCCGGCGGACGCCTGCGCCCGGATCGACGGCGCCGCCGTGCTCGCGGCGGGTCTCGACCAGGCCTGCCTCAGCGAGGTCCTGGACCGGGGAGCGGGCGCCTGCATCGAGGTCGGCTCGCTCGACGCCCCGACGGCGGCGGAGTGCGTGCGGCGAGCGGCGGGCTGTACGCTGTTCCTGTCCCTGACCACGGCGAGCGCCTATCGGCTGCCCGTGGCCCAGGCGGTGGTGACCGTGATCGACGGGATCGCGTCGCTCGGTCAGGAGAGGCGGGATGACGTCGAACTGGCGCTCCAGGAGGCCGTCAGCAATGCGGTGATCCATGGCAACCTGGCGGTATCGAGTCTGCGCGGCCCGACGCTGGCTGCGCTGGACGCCTTCTCCTGCGATCTCAACGAAAGGTTGGCCGACCCGACGCTGGCGAACCTGCGGGTCGGGATCGCCGTGTCGATCGACGATGCGGAGATCGCCATCGACGTGATCGACCAGGGTCCCGGTTTCGTGCCGAAGCCCCGCGCGCCGACGACGGCAAGCGGGCGGGGCATCGGCCTGATCGAATCCCTGGCGGCCGCGTGGGAACTGCTCGACGACGGCCGCCGGGTCCGGATGAGGTTCGCCCGATGA
- a CDS encoding STAS domain-containing protein produces MDYRIELDDLEARIFVTGRLTFNDHGKVRSMIQEMVQSHPKRQVMMIGGLEFVDSSGLGMILVAREEVAQVDKKLFLRGAQGQVKRVLSVAQLDKIVDIQD; encoded by the coding sequence ATGGACTATCGTATCGAGCTGGACGACCTGGAAGCCCGCATCTTCGTCACGGGCCGCCTGACCTTCAACGACCACGGCAAGGTCCGGAGCATGATCCAGGAAATGGTGCAGAGCCATCCCAAGCGTCAGGTCATGATGATCGGCGGACTGGAGTTCGTGGACAGCTCCGGCCTCGGCATGATCCTGGTCGCCCGCGAGGAGGTGGCACAGGTCGACAAGAAGCTGTTCCTCCGCGGGGCGCAGGGGCAGGTCAAGCGGGTCCTTTCGGTCGCCCAGCTGGACAAGATCGTGGACATCCAGGACTGA
- a CDS encoding methyl-accepting chemotaxis protein → MSFGLLKSIAGSRSDALPAAIRPVSAPTPAAELPADARHDELLGRWLGFSELQNHCLDALAIEVRRTSDLVESSTLEISSRFRDLATSAREQTKRVEDIIAVANSVTIDGEAIPLDRVVATMQQILVEMVNNIVNLSKQAMTMVYVLDDVVRDVGEVEKSIADIDTINRQTNFLALNATIEASRAGEAGRTFAVVANEVRHLSKATGDLAGRMRDKVGAVVVGVRRGHEILRDIANTDLSPQMLAKDRIDMTMMSLVAQSQHFQSVLQDAARVSTEISAHISQVITRMQFQDLAKQRLDHVIDGMTVMSNGLGELGARTRLALPAGAQADFPQEWVDQLLSGMTLSELRQRFVRRMLLAGSALDAHGALDHETEYRGADGVDPGLSDGTDDDNVELF, encoded by the coding sequence ATGTCGTTCGGATTGTTGAAGAGCATCGCCGGCAGCCGTTCAGACGCGCTTCCGGCGGCGATCCGCCCGGTTTCGGCTCCGACGCCGGCGGCTGAATTGCCGGCCGATGCCCGGCATGACGAGTTGCTGGGCCGTTGGCTCGGCTTTTCCGAGCTTCAGAACCACTGCCTGGACGCTCTGGCGATCGAGGTGAGGCGGACCAGCGACCTGGTCGAGTCCAGCACGCTGGAGATCAGCTCGCGGTTCCGCGACCTCGCCACCTCGGCGCGGGAGCAGACCAAGAGGGTGGAGGACATCATCGCGGTCGCCAACTCCGTCACGATCGACGGGGAAGCCATTCCGCTCGACCGCGTCGTCGCGACCATGCAGCAAATCCTGGTTGAGATGGTCAATAACATCGTCAACCTGTCGAAGCAGGCCATGACGATGGTCTATGTGCTGGACGACGTGGTCCGGGATGTCGGCGAGGTCGAGAAGAGCATCGCCGACATCGACACCATCAACCGCCAGACCAATTTCCTGGCGCTGAACGCGACCATCGAGGCCAGCCGCGCGGGCGAGGCCGGCAGGACCTTCGCGGTGGTCGCCAACGAGGTGCGTCACCTGTCCAAGGCGACCGGCGACCTTGCCGGCCGCATGCGCGACAAGGTCGGCGCGGTCGTCGTCGGCGTGCGGCGCGGCCACGAGATCCTGCGCGACATCGCCAACACCGACCTGTCGCCCCAGATGCTCGCCAAGGACCGCATCGACATGACGATGATGAGCCTGGTCGCGCAGAGCCAGCATTTCCAAAGCGTGCTCCAGGACGCGGCGCGGGTCTCAACGGAGATTTCCGCCCATATCAGCCAGGTCATCACCCGGATGCAGTTCCAGGACCTGGCCAAGCAGCGCCTGGACCATGTGATCGACGGCATGACCGTAATGTCGAACGGCCTTGGCGAACTGGGCGCGAGGACGCGCCTCGCGCTGCCGGCCGGCGCCCAGGCGGACTTCCCGCAGGAATGGGTGGACCAGCTGCTGTCCGGCATGACCTTGAGCGAGCTTCGCCAGCGCTTCGTCCGCCGCATGCTGCTGGCGGGATCCGCGCTGGATGCCCACGGCGCGCTGGACCACGAAACGGAATACCGGGGGGCCGACGGCGTGGATCCGGGCCTGTCGGACGGCACGGACGACGACAATGTCGAACTTTTCTGA
- a CDS encoding protein-glutamate methylesterase/protein-glutamine glutaminase: MMGKPIRVAIVDDSALMRRMLTEALAAEPGFEVVGHAADPYEAREMIKSANPDVLTLDVEMPRMDGLTFLEKIMTLRPMPVVMVSTLTREGADATVRALELGAIDCIAKPNGAEGERFADFRDELVGKLKVAAHVRLGPPRTKPARAKAGVRGGSGRLIALGASTGGVERIRDILEVLPEGSPPILIVQHMGAFYVPSFAARLDRQSALTVRMAEAGMRVTAGEVLIAPGDRHMALRRDGFGYLCEIVDGPPVSGHRPSVDVLFNSVAEVAGANAVGVILSGMGRDGASGMAAMHAAGAWTIGENEQSCVVYGMPRMAKLAGGVAVEMPLGQIPAEMLRAAAAPAARST; this comes from the coding sequence ATGATGGGCAAGCCGATCCGGGTCGCGATCGTGGACGACAGCGCGCTGATGCGCCGGATGCTCACCGAGGCGCTGGCCGCAGAGCCGGGGTTCGAGGTGGTCGGCCATGCCGCCGATCCCTACGAGGCACGGGAGATGATCAAGTCGGCCAATCCGGACGTCCTGACGCTGGACGTGGAGATGCCGCGCATGGACGGGCTGACTTTCCTGGAAAAGATCATGACGCTTCGGCCGATGCCGGTGGTCATGGTCTCGACCCTGACCCGCGAGGGGGCCGACGCCACCGTCCGGGCGCTGGAACTGGGGGCGATCGACTGCATCGCCAAGCCCAACGGTGCCGAGGGGGAGCGATTCGCCGACTTCCGCGACGAACTGGTCGGCAAGTTGAAGGTGGCGGCCCATGTCCGCCTGGGACCTCCCCGGACGAAGCCCGCCCGGGCCAAGGCGGGCGTCCGCGGCGGCAGCGGCCGGCTGATCGCGCTGGGTGCCTCCACGGGCGGCGTCGAGCGGATCCGCGACATCCTGGAGGTGCTGCCGGAAGGGTCGCCGCCGATCCTGATCGTCCAGCACATGGGCGCCTTCTACGTGCCCAGCTTCGCCGCCCGGCTGGACCGCCAGTCCGCGCTGACCGTCAGGATGGCCGAGGCGGGCATGCGCGTCACGGCCGGCGAGGTGCTGATCGCCCCCGGCGACCGGCATATGGCGCTGCGCCGGGACGGCTTCGGCTATCTATGCGAGATCGTCGACGGACCGCCGGTCAGCGGTCACAGGCCGTCGGTCGACGTCCTGTTCAATTCGGTCGCCGAGGTGGCGGGCGCAAACGCGGTCGGCGTGATCCTGTCGGGGATGGGGCGCGACGGCGCCTCCGGGATGGCGGCGATGCATGCCGCGGGAGCCTGGACGATCGGGGAGAACGAGCAGAGCTGCGTCGTCTACGGCATGCCGCGCATGGCCAAGCTGGCCGGCGGCGTCGCCGTCGAGATGCCGCTCGGGCAGATCCCGGCCGAGATGCTGCGCGCCGCGGCGGCCCCTGCCGCACGGTCGACCTGA